One Lemur catta isolate mLemCat1 chromosome 15, mLemCat1.pri, whole genome shotgun sequence genomic window carries:
- the LOC123621067 gene encoding Golgi apparatus membrane protein TVP23 homolog B yields the protein MLQQDSNDDTEDVSLFDAEEETTNRPKKSKIRHPVASFFHLFFRVSAIIVYLLCELLSSSFIACMVTIILLLSCDFWAVKNVTGRLMVGLRWWNHIDEDGKSHWVFESRKASPQENKAVSEAESRIFWLGLIACPVLWVIFAFSALFSFRVKWLAVVIMGVVLQGANLYGYIRCKVGSRKNFTSMATSYLGKQFLRQNTGDDQTS from the exons ATGTTGCAGCAG GACAGTAATGATGACACTGAAGATGTTTCACTGTTTGATGCAGAAGAGGAGACAACTAACAgaccaaaaaaatccaaaatcag ACATCCAGTGgcatcatttttccatttattctttcgAGTCAGTGCAATTATCGTCTATCTTCTCTGTGAATTGCTCAGCAGCAGCTTTATTGCCTGTATGGTGACAATTATCTTGTTGTTGTCATGTGACTTTTGGGCAGTGAAG AATGTCACAGGTAGACTAATGGTTGGCCTACGTTGGTGGAATCATATTGATGAAGATGGAAAGAGCCATTGGGTGTTTGAGTCCAGGAAG GCGTCCCCTCAAGAGAATAAAGCTGTTTCAGAGGCTGAATCAAGAATCTTTTGGTTAGGACTTATTGCTTGTCCAGTGCTGTGGGTGATATTTGCCTTCAGTGCCCTCTTCTCCTTCAGAGTAAAGTGGCTG GCGGTGGTTATCATGGGTGTGGTGCTCCAGGGTGCCAACCTGTATGGTTACATCAGGTGTAAAGTGGGCAGCAGGAAGAACTTCACCAGCATGGCTACTTCGTATCTGGGAAAGCAGTTTTTAAGACAA aaCACTGGAGATGATCAGACTTCCTGA